In Methanothrix sp., a genomic segment contains:
- a CDS encoding slipin family protein — translation MDPFSTILPLFVVLAILSQAIKIVREYERVVIFRLGRFSGVKGPGIFFIIPIIDRVILLDLRVFTIDVAKQVVITRDNVSVEVDAVIYYRVVDPASAIIQVENYRVATSLLSQTTLRDVLGQIELDDLLSKRDELNKRLQEILDQHTDPWGIKVTAVTLRDVALPESMRRAIAKQAESEREKRSRIILADGEFQASKTMTDAARLYEEVPAALKLRELQTLVDIAREKTLIVVTPSGDPATGSVTGLTAALNRELSEREMGRAGEERTESVIKESVLDRARFRR, via the coding sequence TTGGATCCATTCAGTACGATATTACCTCTATTTGTTGTGCTAGCTATACTATCACAGGCGATCAAGATCGTGCGAGAATATGAGAGGGTGGTCATATTTCGTCTGGGTCGCTTCAGCGGAGTAAAAGGCCCTGGCATATTCTTCATCATCCCCATCATCGACCGGGTCATACTCCTCGACCTGAGGGTCTTCACCATCGATGTGGCCAAGCAGGTGGTCATAACCAGGGATAATGTGAGCGTGGAGGTGGATGCAGTCATCTACTACCGGGTGGTCGATCCGGCAAGCGCGATCATTCAGGTGGAGAACTACCGGGTGGCTACCTCTCTCCTCTCCCAGACCACACTGCGTGATGTCCTGGGACAGATCGAGCTGGATGACCTGCTCAGCAAGCGCGATGAACTGAACAAGAGGCTACAGGAGATCTTGGACCAGCATACCGATCCCTGGGGGATCAAGGTTACGGCCGTCACCTTGAGGGATGTTGCCCTGCCCGAATCGATGAGAAGGGCAATAGCCAAGCAGGCGGAGTCCGAGAGGGAGAAGAGGTCGCGCATCATCCTGGCAGATGGCGAGTTCCAGGCATCCAAGACCATGACCGATGCTGCTCGGCTCTATGAGGAGGTCCCTGCTGCCCTTAAGCTCAGGGAGCTGCAGACCCTGGTGGACATCGCCCGCGAGAAGACCCTCATCGTCGTCACCCCCAGCGGAGATCCGGCCACGGGATCGGTTACCGGCCTGACTGCCGCCCTGAACCGCGAGCTCTCAGAGAGGGAGATGGGGCGGGCGGGTGAGGAGAGAACGGAGAGCGTGATAAAGGAATCTGTCCTGGATAGAGCCAGATTCAGGAGATGA
- a CDS encoding 30S ribosomal protein S27ae translates to MAEKKGKGGEVKGVSRYYELGGDSIKSRKPVCPRCGNGVFLANHGDRQSCGKCGYTEFKK, encoded by the coding sequence ATGGCAGAGAAGAAGGGCAAGGGTGGTGAGGTCAAGGGCGTATCCAGATACTACGAGCTTGGCGGAGACTCCATCAAATCCAGAAAGCCGGTCTGTCCGAGATGCGGAAATGGCGTCTTCCTGGCGAACCACGGTGACAGGCAAAGCTGCGGCAAATGCGGTTATACTGAGTTCAAGAAATGA
- a CDS encoding 30S ribosomal protein S24e gives MKLEIKVIEEKDNPLLNRREIAFRIIHDESTPSRKSVVERLAATMNSKVGLVYVDRLKTEFGKRETLGYAKIYETEERAAQVERAHIIERNTFTKPEESGSEAS, from the coding sequence ATGAAGTTGGAGATAAAGGTCATTGAAGAGAAGGATAATCCCCTCCTGAACCGCAGGGAGATAGCCTTCAGGATCATTCACGATGAGTCCACGCCGTCCAGAAAGAGCGTGGTCGAGAGGCTGGCGGCGACTATGAATTCAAAGGTGGGCCTGGTCTATGTGGACAGGCTGAAGACTGAGTTTGGAAAACGCGAGACCCTTGGATATGCCAAGATCTATGAGACGGAAGAGAGGGCAGCACAGGTGGAGCGGGCCCATATCATAGAACGCAATACATTCACCAAGCCTGAGGAGAGCGGGTCGGAGGCAAGCTAA
- a CDS encoding GTP-dependent dephospho-CoA kinase family protein — protein sequence MHTLLLPEELRLLLKNPLGRLCKGNGIECIEKMRDELEQARKVASVGDMSTFYLLKSGIIPDLAVVDNKTKRVQIPDHVLQSLEHDSYKSIKVKNPPATLTRELVELIDDSLAGEERVKIVVEGEEDLATLPAILYAPIGSVVIYGQPDEGSVLVKVTPEMKEYIGELLKKMIVEE from the coding sequence TTGCATACACTTCTTCTGCCTGAAGAGCTGCGCCTATTGCTCAAAAACCCTCTGGGCAGGCTGTGCAAAGGCAATGGCATTGAGTGCATAGAGAAAATGCGGGACGAATTGGAGCAGGCCAGGAAGGTCGCCTCCGTCGGCGATATGAGCACATTCTATCTTTTGAAGTCGGGGATAATTCCGGACCTGGCAGTGGTGGACAACAAGACGAAGAGGGTCCAGATTCCCGATCACGTTCTGCAGAGCTTAGAGCATGATAGCTACAAGAGCATAAAGGTGAAGAACCCTCCCGCTACTCTGACCAGAGAGCTGGTGGAGCTGATAGATGATTCTCTGGCTGGAGAGGAGCGGGTGAAGATTGTGGTGGAGGGAGAGGAGGATCTGGCAACTCTTCCCGCGATTCTCTATGCCCCAATTGGCTCTGTGGTGATCTACGGGCAGCCGGATGAGGGAAGCGTCCTGGTGAAAGTGACCCCTGAGATGAAGGAATATATTGGCGAATTACTAAAAAAAATGATTGTGGAGGAATGA
- the spt4 gene encoding transcription elongation factor subunit Spt4 translates to MTEQACRECRRIVEGQVCPICNSASLSKDWSGYVVIIDPKESIIAEKLEIKLPGKYALKVR, encoded by the coding sequence ATGACCGAACAGGCATGCAGAGAATGTCGCAGAATAGTCGAGGGGCAGGTCTGCCCCATATGCAATTCAGCCTCGCTGAGCAAGGACTGGAGCGGATATGTGGTAATCATCGATCCCAAGGAATCCATCATCGCTGAGAAGCTGGAGATCAAGCTCCCTGGCAAATACGCTTTGAAGGTGCGATAG
- a CDS encoding DNA-directed RNA polymerase, with the protein MYKRMKLKGVARIEPGHLGDPLEAAVERALRDKYEGVVDKSLGTIVAVLGADDIGEGHILAGDGSIYYEVNFDALVFKPEMQEIVEGEVVEIVKFGAFLSLGPFDALLHVSQITNEYISYDEKNARLVSKESSKSLGEGDRVRARVIAVSLNEKEPRESKIGLTMRQTGLGKLEWLEAADEAQTENESIQTEAK; encoded by the coding sequence ATGTACAAGAGGATGAAGCTTAAGGGTGTGGCCAGGATAGAGCCGGGTCATCTGGGAGATCCCCTCGAAGCGGCAGTGGAGAGAGCACTGCGGGACAAATATGAGGGCGTGGTGGACAAATCTCTGGGGACCATCGTGGCTGTGCTCGGAGCGGATGATATTGGCGAAGGTCACATCCTGGCAGGAGACGGGTCCATCTACTATGAGGTCAACTTCGATGCCCTCGTCTTCAAGCCCGAGATGCAGGAGATAGTAGAGGGAGAGGTGGTGGAGATAGTCAAGTTTGGTGCATTTCTCTCCCTGGGCCCCTTCGATGCCCTCCTGCACGTCAGCCAGATAACCAATGAGTATATATCTTATGATGAAAAGAACGCGCGCCTGGTCAGCAAAGAGTCCAGCAAGTCCCTGGGAGAAGGGGATCGGGTTCGAGCCAGAGTGATAGCAGTCAGCCTGAATGAGAAGGAGCCCAGGGAGAGCAAGATCGGCCTGACCATGAGGCAGACGGGCCTGGGGAAGCTGGAATGGCTTGAAGCCGCAGATGAGGCCCAAACAGAGAACGAGAGCATCCAGACAGAGGCAAAATGA
- a CDS encoding PIN domain-containing protein, whose translation MQQIDADSIRVIIDTNALMAAEQFGVDIFGELMRLGYVEWIVPAQVRGELLSIAERAKKGRDRTAARVALGLAGQCKVVGIDNCPADQAIVDLAEKEGAAVFTNDKALKKRLFSKGITVIYLRQGRYLEAMKKEY comes from the coding sequence ATGCAGCAGATAGATGCCGATAGCATAAGGGTGATCATAGACACCAATGCCCTGATGGCGGCAGAGCAGTTCGGGGTGGACATCTTCGGCGAACTGATGCGCCTGGGTTATGTTGAGTGGATCGTCCCCGCTCAGGTGAGAGGAGAGCTGCTCTCAATAGCAGAGAGGGCAAAGAAAGGACGGGATAGGACTGCCGCCAGAGTGGCCCTGGGCCTGGCCGGGCAGTGCAAGGTGGTGGGCATCGACAACTGTCCCGCAGACCAGGCCATTGTGGATCTGGCAGAGAAAGAGGGTGCAGCAGTCTTTACCAACGACAAAGCCCTGAAGAAAAGATTATTTAGCAAAGGCATCACCGTAATATACCTGCGCCAGGGTCGGTACCTAGAGGCGATGAAGAAGGAGTATTGA
- a CDS encoding translation initiation factor IF-2 subunit gamma: MKTPASRKPEINIGMVGHVDHGKTTLVRGLSGSWTDQHSEEVKRGISIRLGYADATFRKCPNCPDPDAFTVEEKCPHCGSETEILRTVSFVDSPGHETLMATMLCGAAIMDGAVLVISANEPCPQPQTKEHLMALDITGIDKIVIVQNKIDLVSREEVMAHYQQIKDFIKGTVAEKAPIVPVSAQQNLNVDLVIKAIEEYIPNPERDTKKPALLKIARSFDVNRPGAAPEALKGGVIGGSLSQGVLHVGDKIEICPGRLVDYEGRKQWVPIQTKVVSLLAGRQSQEELTPGGLIGVGTQLDPAMTKSDALVGQVAGEPGKLPPIRSTFTMNMQLLERVVGVTDESSVEPIHSSEPLMLNVGTATTVGVVTSAREGGVVQVQLKRPVCADKGDRVAVSRRIGARWRLIGIGSIID, from the coding sequence GTGAAGACGCCTGCCTCCAGAAAGCCTGAGATCAATATCGGCATGGTTGGACATGTCGATCACGGCAAAACCACACTTGTCCGGGGGCTATCAGGAAGCTGGACCGACCAGCATAGCGAGGAGGTCAAGAGAGGCATCTCCATCCGTCTGGGCTATGCAGATGCCACATTCAGAAAGTGCCCCAACTGCCCGGATCCGGATGCTTTTACTGTGGAGGAGAAGTGCCCCCACTGTGGCAGCGAGACTGAGATACTGCGCACTGTCTCCTTCGTCGACTCTCCAGGGCATGAGACCCTCATGGCCACCATGCTCTGCGGAGCAGCGATCATGGATGGCGCAGTGCTGGTCATCTCCGCCAATGAGCCCTGCCCCCAGCCACAGACAAAAGAGCACCTGATGGCCCTGGACATAACAGGTATCGACAAAATCGTAATAGTTCAGAACAAGATCGACCTGGTCTCCAGGGAAGAGGTGATGGCGCACTACCAGCAGATCAAGGACTTCATAAAGGGAACTGTGGCTGAGAAGGCGCCCATTGTGCCCGTCTCTGCTCAGCAGAACCTGAATGTCGATCTGGTGATCAAGGCCATTGAGGAGTATATTCCAAACCCCGAAAGAGATACCAAGAAGCCTGCCCTGCTGAAGATAGCCCGATCCTTTGATGTCAACCGCCCCGGAGCGGCACCTGAGGCCCTCAAAGGAGGAGTGATAGGCGGCTCCCTGAGCCAGGGGGTTCTTCATGTTGGCGATAAGATTGAGATCTGTCCGGGCAGGCTGGTGGATTATGAGGGCAGAAAGCAATGGGTGCCAATCCAGACCAAGGTGGTATCCCTCCTGGCAGGCAGACAGAGCCAAGAGGAGCTCACCCCCGGCGGCCTGATCGGTGTGGGCACCCAACTGGATCCGGCGATGACCAAGAGCGATGCACTGGTGGGCCAGGTGGCAGGGGAGCCGGGAAAGCTTCCCCCCATCCGGAGCACATTCACAATGAACATGCAGCTCTTGGAGAGAGTGGTGGGAGTTACAGATGAATCCAGTGTCGAGCCCATCCATTCCAGCGAGCCTCTGATGCTGAACGTGGGTACCGCTACCACAGTAGGGGTGGTGACCAGTGCCCGGGAGGGGGGCGTGGTCCAGGTACAGCTCAAAAGGCCGGTCTGCGCAGATAAAGGGGATCGTGTGGCTGTGAGCAGGCGCATCGGCGCCAGGTGGCGGCTAATTGGCATCGGCTCCATAATCGACTGA
- a CDS encoding protease inhibitor I42 family protein, translating to MLDYKRLSVRGSVPLLLLSLLLSLVLLAPPSVASAQTMRICPQGCGNISIQEALIEASPLDTIIVEGGIYTEPFIMARPVNLLGREAGGGRPILNPEKGRVILAAQGAVISGFDFSQGSAIEEERTDCSLEVVLPATIYLNDFPGKRSVCPEDLALWNSSHMISYQYNSRVQRGFLGNYWADYSGEDKDGDGIGDEPVILNQENIDYHPLMQPAGHYLIVDEAAASEREVDTISAQVGEVFEISLPANPTTGYNWNVDYDSTLLSLKSTQYAVPPSRALGAKGSSIYLFEPLRPGRTTIYFVYKRSWENIVADKRAFQVDISAG from the coding sequence ATGCTCGATTACAAAAGGCTGTCTGTCCGGGGATCGGTTCCCCTTCTCCTGCTCTCCCTTCTGCTCTCTCTTGTGCTCTTAGCTCCGCCTTCAGTGGCATCAGCACAGACAATGCGGATCTGTCCGCAGGGCTGCGGCAATATCAGCATCCAGGAGGCCTTGATTGAAGCCTCTCCTCTGGATACGATCATCGTGGAGGGCGGAATCTACACTGAGCCCTTTATAATGGCTCGGCCAGTAAATCTTCTGGGCCGGGAGGCAGGCGGTGGAAGGCCGATCCTCAATCCGGAGAAAGGGAGGGTGATCCTGGCCGCCCAGGGTGCAGTAATCTCAGGCTTTGACTTCTCCCAGGGCAGTGCCATTGAGGAGGAGAGGACAGACTGCAGTCTGGAGGTCGTCCTTCCTGCCACCATATACCTGAACGACTTTCCGGGAAAAAGGAGCGTCTGCCCGGAAGATCTGGCTCTTTGGAACTCAAGCCACATGATAAGCTATCAGTACAACAGCCGGGTGCAACGGGGCTTTCTAGGCAATTACTGGGCAGATTACTCTGGAGAGGATAAGGATGGAGACGGGATCGGCGATGAGCCTGTGATTTTGAACCAGGAGAACATAGACTACCATCCACTGATGCAGCCTGCTGGGCACTACCTGATTGTAGATGAGGCTGCTGCATCAGAACGGGAGGTGGATACCATCTCGGCGCAGGTGGGAGAGGTATTTGAGATCTCCCTCCCAGCTAACCCCACCACCGGCTACAACTGGAATGTGGACTATGATTCCACCCTCTTGAGCCTGAAAAGCACTCAGTATGCTGTTCCCCCATCCCGGGCACTTGGGGCCAAAGGCAGCTCGATCTATCTCTTCGAGCCCCTCCGCCCGGGCAGGACCACCATATACTTCGTCTACAAACGTTCCTGGGAGAACATCGTAGCAGACAAGCGAGCATTTCAGGTGGATATATCCGCTGGGTGA
- the thiL gene encoding thiamine-phosphate kinase — MKETIGERELIRRISVILGGIQHDDCAVIDLGERYFVASTDMLHQRTDFPDIMNPWQMGWMAVAVNLSDIAAMGAEPAGLLIAAGLPPEADCYFIDELFSGFADCAALYGTRVLGGDTDSHQELTITGTSLGFVEKELILRRRGAQVGDLLCTTGSLGAAGGGLWAWQNGVESELITSLLEPEPRLKEGRALAKSRSVTAMMDNSDGLALSLSDLSEVSGVGFSVFQDKLPLAPGLVEMVGEEMALQMALGAGGDFELAFTLRPSGLQAAREACSLTVIGEVVEEGIWMEREGERREIVGKGYEHRIGNQGNQLQI, encoded by the coding sequence ATGAAAGAGACTATTGGGGAGAGGGAATTGATTCGGCGCATCTCTGTGATCCTGGGAGGGATCCAGCATGACGACTGCGCTGTTATCGATCTCGGGGAGAGGTACTTTGTGGCGAGCACTGATATGCTCCACCAGAGGACGGACTTTCCCGATATCATGAACCCCTGGCAGATGGGCTGGATGGCAGTGGCAGTCAATCTGAGCGATATCGCCGCCATGGGAGCAGAACCGGCGGGATTGCTCATCGCCGCCGGTCTTCCACCAGAGGCGGACTGCTATTTCATCGATGAGCTATTCAGCGGCTTTGCCGACTGCGCTGCCCTTTATGGCACCCGTGTTCTGGGGGGGGACACCGATAGCCACCAGGAATTGACCATCACCGGCACCTCTTTGGGCTTTGTGGAAAAGGAGTTGATCCTGCGCCGCCGGGGAGCGCAGGTGGGAGACCTTCTCTGCACCACCGGCTCCCTGGGCGCAGCCGGCGGAGGACTGTGGGCCTGGCAGAATGGCGTGGAAAGCGAGCTGATAACCAGCCTTCTGGAACCCGAGCCCAGGCTGAAGGAGGGGCGGGCGCTGGCAAAGAGCAGAAGCGTCACCGCCATGATGGACAACAGCGATGGTCTGGCCCTCTCCCTCTCCGATCTCTCAGAGGTAAGCGGAGTGGGTTTTTCAGTCTTCCAGGATAAGCTGCCCCTGGCCCCGGGGCTGGTGGAGATGGTGGGAGAGGAGATGGCCCTGCAGATGGCCCTTGGCGCAGGAGGGGACTTTGAGCTGGCATTCACCCTGCGCCCCTCGGGCCTGCAGGCGGCGCGGGAGGCCTGCAGCCTGACGGTGATCGGCGAGGTGGTGGAGGAGGGAATCTGGATGGAAAGGGAGGGGGAGAGAAGAGAGATTGTGGGGAAGGGCTACGAGCACCGGATCGGCAACCAGGGGAATCAATTGCAGATTTGA
- a CDS encoding thioredoxin family protein, with amino-acid sequence MVKIEIMGTSCAKCKSLLKNVQKAVEESRSDAEIIKVDSIQEIMDRGVMMTPALYIDGKSVLTGRTATVEEIKRMLKR; translated from the coding sequence ATGGTGAAGATTGAGATCATGGGCACAAGCTGTGCCAAGTGCAAGAGCCTGCTCAAGAATGTGCAGAAGGCAGTGGAGGAATCGAGAAGTGATGCAGAGATCATCAAGGTGGATAGCATCCAGGAGATCATGGATCGGGGAGTGATGATGACACCAGCCCTTTATATAGATGGAAAGTCGGTCTTGACAGGAAGAACGGCAACTGTGGAAGAGATCAAAAGGATGCTCAAGAGATGA
- a CDS encoding putative zinc-binding protein, which translates to MVSPMDDKERCSCSSSDVRAVACSGACNVGQIANQAAVNLSNEGVAGFFCLAAVAAHIEAMVKAAREAELMISIDGCPMRCAARTLQHLQIDPAIQIIVTELGIEKTQELAIDRAICSRVVERVKEKLHESWGWTG; encoded by the coding sequence ATGGTGTCACCAATGGATGATAAAGAGAGGTGCAGTTGCAGCTCCTCTGATGTGCGGGCGGTGGCCTGCTCTGGAGCCTGCAATGTCGGCCAGATCGCCAACCAGGCGGCTGTAAACCTATCAAATGAGGGTGTAGCAGGCTTCTTCTGCCTGGCGGCAGTGGCAGCTCACATAGAGGCAATGGTGAAGGCGGCACGAGAGGCAGAACTGATGATCTCCATTGACGGCTGTCCGATGAGATGTGCCGCCAGGACACTGCAGCATCTGCAGATAGATCCGGCCATACAGATCATTGTCACTGAGCTGGGCATAGAGAAGACCCAGGAGCTTGCGATCGACCGGGCGATCTGCTCTAGGGTGGTAGAGCGGGTGAAAGAGAAGCTCCATGAATCCTGGGGGTGGACTGGATGA
- a CDS encoding sulfurtransferase — MTKARSIPILMGIICGTLLAALLLIQSASAGAECASLGGACDDSSGGWDPIAKLNEIGNVTAAREQPAGTSWPKRSREIRWGMNSSQGGEDRDGGAVAPADSARLAEANETGDAQNVALARIAEREINMTRSLKAREMLLPLDQLSDAYILLNVSESAGRGTSKHIEGSVAIPYTEFFVQPGVLKPADQIAGILGRAGISREDSVLIYGECLPCGGGPSVATYVYWMMKGLGHENVTVLDGTAEDWAAAGGATSEIAAVLPEVDYMPQETSNYTATYDLVRSGQAQIIDARSLPEYLTGTIPGSISLPYEGALNDNRITGEERLDMIFMVLRKDQPVVVFTNTGIKGSVLWFALEMMGYDARLYSYLDWITDQAPDLPEGEGPRGLNETAL; from the coding sequence ATGACCAAAGCCAGATCGATCCCGATCTTGATGGGCATCATCTGCGGGACGCTTCTCGCAGCCCTGCTCCTCATCCAGAGCGCTTCTGCCGGTGCGGAGTGCGCCTCTCTGGGAGGAGCGTGCGACGATTCCAGCGGCGGCTGGGATCCCATAGCCAAGTTGAATGAGATTGGCAATGTCACTGCCGCTCGAGAGCAGCCGGCTGGAACCAGCTGGCCCAAGAGATCACGCGAGATCCGCTGGGGGATGAACTCCTCCCAGGGCGGAGAGGATAGAGATGGCGGGGCCGTAGCACCGGCTGATAGCGCCCGGCTGGCAGAGGCAAATGAGACCGGAGATGCTCAGAATGTAGCTTTGGCAAGGATAGCAGAAAGAGAGATCAATATGACCCGCAGCCTCAAGGCGCGGGAGATGCTCTTGCCCCTGGATCAGCTCTCTGATGCTTATATTCTTCTAAATGTTAGCGAGAGTGCAGGTCGGGGTACAAGCAAGCATATTGAGGGCTCAGTGGCCATTCCCTATACGGAGTTCTTTGTTCAGCCTGGGGTGCTGAAGCCGGCAGATCAGATTGCCGGCATCCTGGGCCGGGCGGGGATCTCCAGGGAGGACTCTGTGCTCATCTACGGGGAATGTCTGCCCTGCGGCGGAGGGCCCTCGGTGGCCACCTACGTCTACTGGATGATGAAGGGCCTGGGCCATGAGAATGTCACCGTCCTGGACGGCACAGCCGAGGACTGGGCGGCAGCAGGGGGAGCGACCTCAGAGATAGCGGCAGTCCTTCCAGAGGTGGATTACATGCCCCAGGAGACCTCAAACTACACCGCCACCTACGATCTGGTCAGAAGCGGCCAGGCGCAGATCATCGATGCCCGCAGCCTGCCCGAGTATCTCACAGGAACCATACCCGGATCAATCAGCCTGCCCTATGAGGGCGCCCTTAACGATAATAGGATCACCGGCGAGGAGCGTCTGGATATGATCTTCATGGTGCTCAGGAAGGACCAGCCAGTGGTAGTCTTCACTAATACCGGCATAAAGGGCTCAGTGCTCTGGTTCGCCCTGGAGATGATGGGCTATGATGCCCGGCTTTACAGCTACCTGGACTGGATAACAGACCAGGCGCCGGATCTCCCGGAGGGGGAGGGGCCCAGGGGGCTGAATGAGACGGCTCTCTGA
- a CDS encoding sulfurtransferase, with protein MRRLSDLSCFLLPPKGGKEAASARSADSARAILALLMLLSIFSHLYLSLLAGLASAGTESGEFCPDCPDWVNLDGWLDKKAAYEEDMKNGIRQNSSPAGNSSRAMDNASNSSNPGNSNNASHGPGGAVATPDSISPDEVILDISPSAPAYIEGAVNLNYDRFFSEGGEMLSAAEMARLLGDAGISSNDPLLIAGECLPCGGGPSPAFFTYWALKYLGHERVRVLEGTIDDWKAAGLNISNRPASRPRTEYLPHIRPELLATYEYVVAGGAQIVDARPKNAYELASIPGAVNIPYQGVLINDSMKPVRELEGLLSNLDRNRTVVVYTNIGVEAALLWYALSVTGYDARLYTWRDWLESQPKFPYELIEASAQPNPVRSGSATTITASFRERESAASQASADNSSATKEAKLTVKGCATCGFGSPQGFANIDRKDGYVQIGSTGRATQGSASANATSPSPGIGDGVRDGTLSCSAVIDGADGIEVARTSLLQTSGGRYMGVWNANISPGLYNVSIVASIGGNAKAFVDVLVVEVTGRG; from the coding sequence ATGAGACGGCTCTCTGATCTCTCCTGCTTTCTCCTCCCGCCCAAGGGGGGGAAAGAGGCAGCCTCAGCCAGGTCGGCGGACAGTGCAAGGGCGATCCTGGCCCTCTTGATGCTCCTGTCCATCTTCTCTCATCTTTATCTCTCTCTCCTGGCAGGCTTGGCCAGCGCAGGCACTGAGAGCGGTGAGTTCTGCCCCGACTGCCCGGATTGGGTCAACCTGGACGGCTGGCTGGACAAGAAGGCGGCCTATGAAGAGGATATGAAAAACGGCATCCGTCAGAATTCATCCCCGGCCGGCAACTCCTCCCGGGCAATGGACAATGCCAGCAACAGCAGCAATCCAGGCAACAGTAACAATGCCAGCCATGGGCCTGGGGGGGCAGTAGCCACCCCGGACTCGATCTCCCCGGATGAAGTCATACTGGACATCAGCCCCAGCGCCCCTGCATACATCGAGGGCGCAGTCAATCTCAATTATGATCGCTTCTTCTCAGAGGGCGGAGAGATGCTCTCGGCGGCAGAGATGGCCCGTCTCCTGGGAGATGCAGGCATCAGCAGCAATGATCCCCTGCTGATCGCCGGGGAGTGCCTGCCCTGCGGCGGCGGGCCGTCGCCGGCTTTTTTCACCTACTGGGCTCTGAAGTACCTGGGCCATGAGAGGGTCAGGGTGCTGGAGGGCACAATCGATGACTGGAAGGCGGCGGGATTGAATATCAGCAACCGCCCTGCCAGCAGGCCGAGAACTGAGTACCTTCCCCATATCCGGCCGGAGCTTCTTGCCACCTATGAATATGTCGTTGCCGGTGGGGCGCAGATAGTTGATGCCAGGCCGAAGAATGCTTATGAGCTGGCATCCATTCCCGGAGCAGTCAACATCCCCTACCAGGGAGTGCTGATCAATGATAGCATGAAGCCCGTCCGGGAGCTGGAGGGGCTCCTCTCCAATCTGGATCGAAACCGCACAGTGGTGGTCTACACCAATATCGGGGTCGAGGCTGCATTGCTGTGGTATGCCCTCAGTGTCACCGGCTATGATGCCCGGCTCTACACCTGGCGGGATTGGCTGGAGAGCCAGCCCAAGTTCCCCTATGAGCTGATAGAGGCCTCCGCCCAGCCCAATCCAGTGAGATCGGGGAGTGCGACCACCATAACTGCATCATTCCGGGAGAGGGAATCGGCGGCATCACAGGCCTCTGCAGATAATTCCTCAGCAACAAAAGAGGCAAAGCTGACGGTGAAGGGATGCGCCACCTGTGGATTTGGCTCCCCTCAGGGATTCGCCAACATCGACCGCAAGGACGGGTATGTGCAGATCGGCTCGACTGGGAGGGCAACCCAGGGCTCTGCCTCCGCCAATGCGACCTCTCCCTCCCCGGGCATCGGCGATGGGGTCCGGGATGGCACCTTGAGCTGCAGCGCAGTGATAGATGGAGCCGATGGCATTGAGGTAGCCAGGACCAGCCTGCTGCAGACATCCGGGGGGAGGTACATGGGGGTCTGGAATGCCAATATCTCGCCTGGATTGTACAACGTGAGCATTGTGGCCTCAATCGGTGGGAATGCAAAGGCCTTTGTCGATGTCCTGGTGGTGGAGGTGACGGGGAGAGGGTGA
- a CDS encoding glycosyltransferase — protein MEIDPMEGEEQQMFASIIIPTKDEPTIQELVDSINAVIKQDHEILIIDKSLTAPVVQGAKVMIQRSNGLGNAFLEGLSCSRGDIIALMDGDGSHRPEDLQRMLRLIENCDIVLGSKLIDGGECNDAWARRLVTIAFARLTRLILGVDLKDPMTGFMVAKRDVFDDLELKPKGFKIVIEIVYKSRVEALEVPISFCERKAGSSKVGFNMNGLQEMIRIFELLIQLKLGRIRGEW, from the coding sequence ATGGAGATAGATCCTATGGAGGGGGAAGAGCAGCAGATGTTCGCCTCGATCATCATTCCCACCAAGGATGAACCAACCATTCAGGAGCTTGTAGATAGCATCAATGCTGTCATAAAGCAGGACCACGAGATACTGATAATAGATAAAAGCCTCACAGCGCCAGTGGTACAGGGAGCAAAGGTGATGATCCAGAGATCAAATGGTCTGGGCAATGCCTTTCTTGAGGGTCTATCCTGCTCCAGAGGAGATATAATCGCCCTCATGGATGGCGACGGCTCTCACCGACCGGAAGACCTCCAGAGAATGCTTCGACTGATAGAGAATTGTGATATAGTCCTCGGCTCGAAGCTCATCGATGGCGGGGAATGCAATGATGCCTGGGCAAGGAGATTGGTAACCATCGCCTTTGCCCGATTGACCCGGCTGATCCTGGGTGTGGACCTGAAGGACCCCATGACCGGCTTTATGGTGGCAAAGAGGGATGTATTCGATGATCTTGAGCTTAAACCCAAGGGATTCAAGATAGTGATAGAGATTGTGTATAAGTCAAGGGTCGAGGCGCTGGAGGTCCCCATATCATTCTGTGAGAGGAAAGCAGGCTCTTCGAAGGTGGGCTTCAATATGAATGGCCTGCAGGAGATGATCAGGATATTTGAGCTTCTCATCCAGCTCAAGCTGGGGCGGATAAGGGGCG